AAGCGGCGGGCGGCCTCGCTCGGCAGCCGGTGCCGGCGCACCGTGCGCATGATCACCGGCGGGTCCCAGTAGGCCCCTTCAATGATGACATTGGTGGTCTGGGCGGAGATCTCGGTGGACTCGCCGCCCATCACGCCGGCCAGCGAGATGGCCCCCGAGGAGTCGGCCACGACCAGGTCGTCGGCGACCAGGGTGCGTTTGGTCCCGTCCAGGGTGACCAGGGACTCGCCCTGGGTGGCCCGTCGCACGGTGATCGGGCCGGCCAGCTTGTCCGCGTCGAACGCGTGCAACGGCTGGCCGAGCTCGACCATCACGTAGTTGGTGACGTCGACGGCCAGCGAGATCGACCGGATGCCGGCGGCGCTGAGCCGGCGCCGCATCCAGTACGGGCTGGGCGCGGTCGGGTCGATGCCCTGCACCCGGACGGTGACGAACCGGCCGCAACCGACCGGATCGGCCAGCGTCACCGGCCAGCCCGGCCCCGAGCGTTCCGGCAGGTCCCGCACACCGGGGTCGGTGAACGGCAGGTCGTAGGCGGCGGCCAGCTCACGGGCCAGCCCGCGGACCGAGAGGGCGTAGCCGCGGTCGGGGGTGATGGCCAGTTCGATGACGGCGTCGTCGGCGCCGATGATCGGTCGCGCGTCGGTGCCGGGCGCCGGGGCGGGCTCGCCGGCCGGGCCGGAACCCGCGTCCGAAGCGGAGGCGAGGACCAGGATCCCGTCGTGCTCCTGGCCCAGACCCAGCTCCCGGTTGGAGCAGATCATCCCGTCGGAGACGTGGCCGTAGGTCTTGCGCGAGGCGATCTGGAAGCCGCCGGGCAGGGTAGTGCCGGGCAGGGCGACCACGACCGAGTCGCCGACGACGAAGTTGGTCGCGCCGCAGATGATCCCGCGGGGCTCGTCGGAGCCGTCCGGGCCGTGGCCGGGTCCGACGTCGACCTGGCAGAACCGGATCGGCTTCTTCAGCCCGGTCAGCTCCTCGATCGAGAGCACCCGGCCGACGACCAGGTCGCCGGTCGTGGGCGGCACCAGGTGCACGTCCTCGACCTCGAAGCCGATCCGGACCAACGTGTCGGCCACCCCGCCGACTCCCCCGTCGACTCCCCCATCGACACCGGCGCCGGCCGGCAGCGTGAGGGCATCACTGAGCCACTCCAGAGACAGGCGCATGACTCAGACCTCCCAGCCGAATGCGGTGGTGAACCGGACGTCACCCTCGACCAGGTCCCGCATGTCCGGAATCTGGTTGCGGAACTGCAGGGTCCGCTCGATGCCCATGCCGAAGGCGAAGCCGCTCCACTCGTTCGGGTCCAGCCCGCAGGCGATCAGCACGTTCGGATCGACCATGCCGCAGCCGCCCCACTCCACCCAGCCCGGACCACCCTTCTTGTCCGGGAAGTAGACGTCCATCTCGGCGCTGGGCTCGGTGAACGGGAAGAACGAGGGCCGCAGCCGGGTCGTCGACTCCGGACCGAACATGGCCCGGGCGAAGTGGTCCAGCGTCCCCTTCAGGTGCGCCATCGACAGGTGACGGTCGATGGCCAGCCCCTCGACCTGGTGGAACACCGGCGTGTGGGTGGCGTCCAGTTCGTCCGAGCGGTACACCCGGCCCGGGCAGACCACGTAGATCGGCGGCTCCCGGTCGAGCATGCTGCGGATCTGCACCGGCGAGGTGTGGGTGCGCAGCACCAGCCCGCTGCCCGTGCCGCCGGGCCCGTCACCGGCGATGTAGAACGAGTCCTGCATGGCCCGCGCCGGATGGTCCTTGGGGAAGTTCAGTGCATCGAAGTTGAACCACTCGGCCTCCAGCTCGGGGCCGGTGGCCACCTCCCAGCCCATGGCCACGAAGACGTCCTCGATCCGGGCCATGATGGTGGAGATCGGGTGACGCGCCCCGGCCGGCTCCCGGTCGTAGGGCAGCGTGACGTCGACGGTCTCCTCGCGCAGGATGCGGGCGTCCCGTTCGGCGATCAGCTCGCTCTCCCGGACGGCGACGGCGTCGGCCACCCGGCGCCGGCTCTGTCCGATGAACTTGCCCGGCGCGGCCCGTTCGGTCTTGGGCAGGTCGGCCAGGGCCCGGTTGGTCAGGGCGAGCGGGCTGCGGTCCCCGGCGTGGGCCAACCGGACGGTCTTGAGCGCGTCCAGGTCGGCGGCCGCGGCGACGGCGGCCAGGGCCGCGGTCACGGCCCGCTCGATCCCGGCCTCGTCGGTCGGGTCCAGGGGCAGGGCGAGTCCCTGATCGGACTGCACCGCGGAGCTGGGCGCGGCCGACGAGGGCGAGGCGGTGGTCATGGGAAACCTTCCGGGCTGGGTCACTGCGGGCGGTGCCGGCCGGTCCTCCGCACCGGAAGGGTCA
This genomic window from Nakamurella multipartita DSM 44233 contains:
- the pheS gene encoding phenylalanine--tRNA ligase subunit alpha; amino-acid sequence: MTTASPSSAAPSSAVQSDQGLALPLDPTDEAGIERAVTAALAAVAAAADLDALKTVRLAHAGDRSPLALTNRALADLPKTERAAPGKFIGQSRRRVADAVAVRESELIAERDARILREETVDVTLPYDREPAGARHPISTIMARIEDVFVAMGWEVATGPELEAEWFNFDALNFPKDHPARAMQDSFYIAGDGPGGTGSGLVLRTHTSPVQIRSMLDREPPIYVVCPGRVYRSDELDATHTPVFHQVEGLAIDRHLSMAHLKGTLDHFARAMFGPESTTRLRPSFFPFTEPSAEMDVYFPDKKGGPGWVEWGGCGMVDPNVLIACGLDPNEWSGFAFGMGIERTLQFRNQIPDMRDLVEGDVRFTTAFGWEV